From the genome of Actinomycetota bacterium, one region includes:
- a CDS encoding acyl-CoA carboxylase subunit beta, giving the protein MEERIEQLRKRKAALLDNARKDAVRKQHEKGKLTARERLDLLLDPGSFQETDPFAVHRSHDFGMDRNRPPGDGVVTGFGTIDARRVCVASQDFTVFGGSVGEVNAQKICKVQDLAMSTGAPFIQINDSGGARIQEGAASLAGYGYMFERNVRSSGVIPQISVIMGPCAGGAVYSPAVTDFTFMVRGTSHMFITGPDVIKAVTGEEVTFEELGGAMTHASKSGVASFVSQDEEECLAMVRHLLSYLPSNNVEDPPTYAPVDDPDRRDDGLTMLVPDSAKVPYDMHEVIRRVVDDGDFFEVFPFWAMNVVIGFARLDGHSIGVVANQPKVNAGTLDIDSSEKASRFVRFCDAFNIPLVTFVDVPGFLPGTQQEFHGIIRHGAKLLYSFAEATVPRLTVITRKAYGGAYLVMNSKHLRADVSFAWPTAEIAVMGPDGAVNIVFRKQIEKADDPVATRTQLIDEYQEKFATPYIAAERGFIDDVIEPAETRPRLIKALRMLGTKRETIPARKHGNIPL; this is encoded by the coding sequence ATCGAAGAGCGCATCGAGCAGCTCCGCAAGCGGAAGGCCGCCTTGCTCGACAACGCCCGGAAGGACGCGGTCCGCAAACAGCACGAGAAGGGCAAGCTGACCGCGCGGGAGCGGCTCGACCTGCTGCTCGACCCGGGCTCGTTCCAGGAGACCGACCCGTTCGCGGTCCATCGGAGCCACGACTTCGGCATGGACCGCAACCGTCCGCCAGGCGACGGCGTGGTAACCGGATTCGGAACGATCGACGCGCGTCGTGTGTGCGTCGCCAGCCAGGACTTCACGGTGTTCGGCGGCTCCGTCGGCGAGGTCAACGCCCAGAAGATCTGCAAGGTGCAAGACCTCGCGATGTCGACAGGCGCGCCGTTCATCCAGATCAACGACTCGGGCGGCGCGCGCATCCAGGAGGGCGCGGCGAGCCTCGCCGGGTACGGCTACATGTTCGAACGCAACGTGCGCTCGAGCGGCGTGATCCCGCAGATCAGTGTGATCATGGGCCCGTGCGCCGGAGGCGCCGTCTACTCGCCCGCCGTCACCGACTTCACGTTCATGGTGCGCGGCACCTCCCACATGTTCATCACCGGCCCCGACGTCATCAAGGCGGTGACCGGCGAGGAGGTCACGTTCGAGGAACTCGGCGGGGCGATGACGCACGCCAGCAAGTCGGGCGTCGCGTCCTTCGTCAGCCAGGATGAAGAGGAGTGTCTGGCCATGGTGCGACACCTGTTGTCGTACCTACCGTCGAACAACGTCGAGGACCCGCCGACGTACGCGCCGGTCGACGATCCCGACCGCCGCGACGACGGGCTCACGATGCTCGTTCCCGACTCCGCGAAGGTCCCCTACGACATGCACGAGGTGATCCGCCGGGTCGTCGACGACGGTGACTTCTTCGAGGTGTTCCCGTTCTGGGCGATGAACGTCGTGATCGGGTTCGCGCGTCTGGACGGTCACAGCATCGGCGTGGTCGCAAACCAGCCGAAGGTGAACGCCGGTACGCTCGACATCGACTCCAGCGAGAAGGCATCGCGGTTCGTCCGCTTCTGCGACGCGTTCAACATCCCACTGGTCACGTTCGTCGACGTGCCGGGTTTCCTACCGGGCACGCAGCAGGAGTTCCACGGCATCATCCGCCACGGCGCAAAGCTGCTCTACTCGTTCGCTGAGGCCACGGTCCCCCGGCTCACGGTCATCACCCGGAAGGCGTACGGCGGCGCGTACCTGGTGATGAACTCCAAGCACCTTCGCGCCGACGTGTCGTTCGCCTGGCCCACGGCGGAGATCGCCGTGATGGGTCCGGACGGCGCGGTGAACATCGTGTTCCGAAAGCAGATCGAGAAGGCCGACGACCCCGTGGCGACGCGTACGCAGCTCATCGACGAGTACCAGGAAAAGTTCGCCACGCCGTACATCGCGGCCGA